Proteins encoded by one window of Collimonas fungivorans:
- a CDS encoding MFS transporter — translation MKKVAWRLMPLLIVMFLVSFIDRQNVGFAKLEMVHALSMSEAAYGLGASLFFIGYLLFEIPSTLALHKYGARVWLARIMFTWGAVTILLGFTSSLPMFYVLRFMLGVAEAGFYPGVIYYLTLWFPQIYRTRVLGIFTLGSALANMLGALVGGLLLNLNGTLGLAGWQWVFIATGAPAVLLTLVVMVYLPGSIDEAKFLSAAQKAKLNDMMQRDTPANVTRGNPLAALWDLRVLLFAATYMLMSTSLYGVTYWLPTLVKGFGVSSTINGLLNMMPWGLAVLLLLWLPGKLRHDRVVFKAIAVIGLLGLLCFTSSALLDSNTLRFGALVIGGACITLLYPCFWSLPPKFFQGARAAASIAAINSIGNLGGFFGQNLMPYVGKLTHSNVTPMLVPAACLAVLGVGGLAAVNWQRRRDLDDESARERQVAIQEDGTEDPGAGIDQLLDRHPDHLHMPHPKTD, via the coding sequence ATGAAAAAAGTGGCATGGCGCCTGATGCCATTGCTGATCGTGATGTTCCTGGTGTCCTTCATCGACCGCCAGAACGTCGGTTTCGCCAAGCTGGAAATGGTGCATGCCTTAAGCATGAGCGAGGCGGCTTACGGCCTCGGCGCTTCGCTGTTTTTCATCGGCTACCTGCTGTTTGAAATCCCCAGCACTCTGGCCTTGCACAAATACGGCGCACGGGTCTGGCTGGCGCGCATCATGTTTACCTGGGGTGCGGTGACCATACTGCTTGGCTTTACCAGTTCGCTGCCGATGTTTTATGTGCTGCGCTTCATGCTGGGCGTGGCGGAAGCAGGGTTTTATCCGGGCGTGATTTATTACCTGACGCTGTGGTTTCCGCAGATTTACCGCACCCGCGTGCTGGGCATCTTTACCTTGGGCAGCGCCCTGGCGAACATGCTGGGAGCCCTGGTCGGCGGTTTGCTGCTGAACCTGAACGGCACGCTGGGCCTGGCAGGCTGGCAATGGGTATTCATCGCAACCGGCGCACCGGCGGTGCTGTTGACGCTGGTGGTGATGGTGTACCTGCCCGGTTCGATAGACGAAGCCAAATTCCTGTCAGCCGCGCAGAAAGCCAAGCTGAACGACATGATGCAACGCGATACGCCGGCCAACGTCACCCGCGGCAATCCGCTGGCGGCCTTGTGGGACCTGCGTGTGCTGCTGTTTGCCGCGACCTATATGCTGATGTCGACTTCCCTGTACGGCGTCACCTACTGGCTGCCGACTTTGGTGAAAGGCTTCGGCGTCAGCTCCACCATCAACGGTTTGCTGAACATGATGCCATGGGGGCTGGCGGTGCTGCTGTTGCTGTGGCTGCCGGGCAAGCTGCGCCATGACCGGGTGGTGTTCAAGGCGATCGCCGTCATTGGCCTGCTGGGTTTGCTATGCTTCACTTCCAGTGCGCTGCTCGATTCGAACACCCTGCGTTTCGGCGCCCTGGTCATAGGCGGGGCCTGCATCACCTTGCTGTATCCCTGTTTCTGGTCCTTGCCGCCGAAATTCTTCCAGGGCGCCCGGGCCGCGGCCAGCATCGCGGCGATCAATTCGATCGGCAACCTGGGCGGATTTTTCGGACAGAACCTGATGCCGTACGTGGGCAAGCTCACGCATAGCAATGTCACGCCGATGCTGGTGCCCGCGGCTTGCCTGGCGGTGCTGGGCGTGGGCGGGCTGGCGGCGGTGAACTGGCAGCGCAGGCGCGATCTGGATGATGAAAGCGCGCGCGAGCGCCAGGTGGCGATCCAGGAAGACGGCACCGAAGATCCGGGCGCCGGCATCGACCAGCTGCTCGACCGGCATCCTGATCATTTGCACATGCCTCATCCAAAGACCGATTAA
- a CDS encoding OsmC family protein, whose protein sequence is MSSHVATIEWKREDAAFADNRYSRAHQWQFDGGAVVPASSSPHVVRVPLSNPANVDPEEAFVASLSSCHMLWFLDIARGAGYLVDHYVDHATGHMQRAEDGKSWIALVELAPAVAFSGARIPDDDALRQLHHKAHEECFLARSVKSEIRIQGTWSHAVS, encoded by the coding sequence ATGTCTAGCCATGTCGCCACTATTGAGTGGAAACGAGAGGATGCGGCATTCGCCGATAACCGTTACAGCCGCGCCCACCAGTGGCAATTCGACGGCGGCGCGGTCGTGCCGGCATCCAGTTCGCCGCATGTGGTCCGGGTGCCTTTGTCGAACCCCGCCAATGTCGATCCGGAAGAAGCTTTTGTAGCTTCCTTGTCCAGCTGCCACATGCTGTGGTTCCTCGATATTGCGCGCGGCGCCGGTTACCTGGTCGACCATTATGTTGACCACGCCACCGGCCACATGCAGCGTGCGGAGGATGGCAAAAGCTGGATAGCACTGGTCGAGCTGGCGCCGGCCGTGGCCTTTTCCGGCGCCAGGATCCCCGACGACGACGCGCTTCGGCAGCTACACCACAAGGCGCACGAAGAGTGTTTCCTGGCGCGCTCGGTGAAGAGCGAGATCCGGATCCAGGGCACGTGGAGCCATGCCGTCTCATGA
- a CDS encoding MipA/OmpV family protein has product MHHFKFSSRLAFAAIIGAVLGAAASLSHADPILAEEPHSADASQWGLGIGLGSESRPYRGVSNHISVLPLVLYENRWIHFFGNTLDFKLGTVDQFSFTLRAKYALNDGYKGSDSDALHGMDERKGSAWGGVAGTWDNPYAKLSLEWLTAGSTKGNTVKLGVEHSFAMAGFQLTPHLSTTWMDSKYVNYYYGVKANEVTAERAAYTGKSTTNIEFGVRADYPLTRNQMIILDVGDLQRGTGIKDSPLVDKSSAASVRVGYLYKF; this is encoded by the coding sequence ATGCATCATTTTAAGTTTTCCAGCCGGTTAGCCTTCGCAGCGATCATTGGCGCTGTCCTTGGCGCCGCCGCGAGTTTGAGCCATGCCGATCCGATCCTGGCGGAGGAGCCGCATTCTGCCGATGCTTCCCAATGGGGGCTGGGCATAGGCCTAGGTTCTGAAAGCCGGCCTTACCGCGGCGTCAGCAATCACATCTCTGTCCTGCCGCTGGTATTGTATGAAAACCGCTGGATCCATTTTTTCGGCAATACGCTGGACTTCAAACTGGGGACGGTTGACCAGTTCAGTTTCACATTGCGCGCCAAATATGCATTGAACGACGGCTACAAGGGCAGCGATTCGGACGCATTGCACGGCATGGACGAACGCAAGGGCAGTGCATGGGGCGGGGTGGCCGGCACCTGGGACAATCCTTATGCGAAGTTGTCGCTGGAATGGCTGACCGCGGGCAGCACCAAGGGCAATACGGTGAAACTCGGCGTCGAACATTCGTTTGCGATGGCAGGATTCCAGCTGACGCCGCACCTGAGCACGACCTGGATGGACAGCAAATATGTCAATTATTACTACGGCGTCAAGGCAAACGAAGTCACTGCCGAGCGCGCAGCTTATACTGGCAAGTCGACCACCAACATCGAGTTCGGCGTGCGCGCGGATTATCCGCTGACGCGCAATCAAATGATCATCCTCGACGTCGGCGACCTGCAGCGCGGTACCGGCATCAAGGACAGCCCGCTGGTCGACAAGTCGTCGGCGGCGAGCGTTCGGGTCGGCTACCTTTATAAATTCTAG
- a CDS encoding methyltransferase family protein, which yields MQLTPRLAFFTIAASLAYLWLAILGEGGFIAFFSRPALSVTAAAFIVLAGAALFTSANLSSGEREDRGNRWIIPAVGLIGLLQAYLPAYSDRIGFWTFGGDALRWAGVVLFIAGGALRLGPVFILGRRFSGLVAIQPGHELVTDGIYGVIRHPSYLGLLVNALGWSLVFRSGLGVLLTLLLIPPLLARMRAEEALLHSQFGAGYEAYRSRTSRLIPGIY from the coding sequence ATGCAGCTCACACCCAGGCTGGCGTTCTTCACCATAGCGGCGAGCCTTGCCTACCTTTGGCTCGCCATTCTAGGCGAGGGCGGATTTATCGCCTTTTTCTCCCGGCCGGCGCTGTCCGTCACTGCCGCCGCCTTCATCGTCTTGGCCGGTGCGGCGCTTTTCACCAGCGCCAACCTGAGTTCCGGCGAGCGCGAGGACCGCGGCAACCGCTGGATCATCCCGGCGGTCGGACTGATAGGGCTGCTGCAAGCCTACCTGCCAGCCTATTCCGATCGCATCGGCTTCTGGACCTTCGGCGGCGATGCCTTGCGCTGGGCCGGCGTGGTGCTGTTCATCGCCGGCGGCGCGCTGAGGCTGGGGCCGGTCTTCATCCTCGGTCGCCGTTTCAGCGGCCTGGTGGCGATCCAGCCGGGGCATGAGCTGGTCACCGACGGCATCTATGGCGTCATCCGCCATCCGAGTTACCTGGGCCTGCTGGTGAATGCACTGGGCTGGTCCCTGGTTTTCCGTTCCGGACTCGGCGTGCTGCTCACGCTGCTGCTGATCCCGCCGCTGCTGGCCCGCATGCGCGCCGAAGAGGCGCTGCTGCACAGCCAGTTCGGCGCCGGCTATGAAGCATACCGCTCCCGTACATCGCGGCTGATTCCCGGAATTTATTAG
- a CDS encoding GTP-binding protein → MCILRIVLLGPMGIGKTTAIRSLCGDLMVDCDVPNMDPASSEKTSTTVGADFGVVDLDGGEQLHIYGSPGQDRFDFMRGWLLSMAIGVVVMIDANQADAVRTAERYLQTVFEISETMPCMLLLARPISPEASNRFASELTAALGIAVPMITVDVREKSQMLDALDIFSSLLITI, encoded by the coding sequence GTGTGCATACTTAGAATCGTCCTGCTGGGACCGATGGGCATAGGAAAAACGACGGCAATCCGCTCCTTGTGCGGCGACCTGATGGTCGATTGCGACGTTCCCAACATGGATCCTGCTTCGTCAGAAAAAACAAGTACGACCGTGGGGGCAGACTTCGGGGTGGTCGATCTGGATGGCGGCGAGCAGTTGCATATCTACGGCAGCCCGGGACAGGACCGTTTCGATTTCATGCGCGGCTGGCTGCTCTCCATGGCAATCGGCGTGGTCGTCATGATCGACGCCAACCAAGCGGATGCCGTGCGGACGGCGGAACGCTATCTGCAGACCGTCTTTGAAATTTCCGAAACCATGCCATGCATGCTGCTGCTGGCGCGCCCGATAAGCCCCGAGGCAAGCAACCGCTTCGCGTCGGAGTTGACCGCTGCGCTCGGTATCGCTGTCCCCATGATCACCGTGGACGTACGCGAAAAATCGCAGATGCTGGACGCCCTGGATATATTTTCTTCGCTGCTGATAACAATATGA
- a CDS encoding transporter, giving the protein MQTVTLPYGSDQTGLVCGYLFDKDTQGQAIESKQAEEWLVARGQHPDQFIWLHFNLANTASEKWLRKHAELGDEFYETLHEGQRSTRIELVDNMLIAVVNDVLHDFSFDPADISTLFLNVDRQVVISARLKPLKAVDRLRNAVKSGEPIRSSVELLTHLLRDQADVLSKIVRDAIHRVDGIEDNLLAGKQNQKRANLGELRRVLVRLQRLLAPEPAALFRLLQRPPNWVAEIDSQELRHATEEFSMVLHEIATLQERIKLLQEEIAARVNEGNNRSLFVLTIVTVLALPINIIAGLLGMNVGGIPLGQDPQGFWIIAGIVATFTAVAGWLAFRKRDDD; this is encoded by the coding sequence ATGCAGACGGTGACACTGCCTTACGGCTCGGATCAGACCGGCCTGGTATGCGGTTATTTATTCGACAAGGACACGCAAGGGCAGGCCATTGAATCGAAGCAGGCGGAGGAGTGGCTGGTTGCGCGCGGCCAACATCCGGACCAGTTCATCTGGCTGCACTTCAACCTGGCCAATACCGCCAGCGAGAAGTGGCTGAGAAAACATGCCGAGCTCGGCGATGAATTCTACGAGACCTTGCACGAAGGGCAGCGCTCGACCCGTATCGAACTGGTCGACAATATGCTGATCGCGGTGGTTAACGACGTGCTGCACGATTTTTCATTCGATCCGGCGGATATTTCCACGCTTTTCCTGAACGTCGACCGGCAGGTCGTGATCAGCGCGCGGCTCAAGCCGCTGAAAGCGGTCGACCGCTTGCGCAACGCGGTCAAGAGCGGCGAACCGATCCGATCTTCAGTCGAGCTGCTGACCCATTTGCTGCGCGACCAGGCCGACGTGCTGTCGAAGATCGTGCGCGACGCTATCCACAGGGTCGACGGCATAGAGGACAACCTGCTGGCCGGCAAGCAGAACCAGAAACGCGCCAACCTGGGTGAGCTGAGGCGCGTGCTGGTGCGCCTGCAGCGCCTGCTGGCGCCGGAACCGGCGGCCTTGTTCCGCTTGCTGCAGCGGCCGCCGAACTGGGTGGCCGAGATCGATTCGCAAGAATTGCGCCATGCCACGGAAGAATTTTCGATGGTGCTGCACGAGATCGCCACGCTGCAGGAACGCATCAAACTGCTGCAGGAAGAAATCGCCGCGCGCGTCAATGAGGGCAATAACCGCAGCCTGTTCGTGCTGACCATCGTCACGGTGCTGGCGTTGCCGATCAATATCATCGCCGGCCTGCTGGGCATGAATGTGGGCGGCATCCCGCTGGGACAGGACCCGCAAGGATTCTGGATCATCGCCGGCATCGTCGCCACCTTCACCGCGGTTGCCGGCTGGCTGGCGTTCAGGAAGCGCGACGACGATTGA
- a CDS encoding glutathione S-transferase family protein, producing the protein MYTLYGFKGSGSAAVELALELAGLPYRQVDAASWEPGPELAELQRLNPLGQIPTLQLPEGGILTESAAILLHLGLAHPAAGLLPADPAQRAQAIRGLVYIAANCYAAIGVIDFPERWCVNADDAVKQQIREGTRARLHSYWEIFADTYPASPFLNGASLGALDLMAAVVSKWSGARPHLAQVRPAFFELIERVEKHPKVAPVWRRHWDS; encoded by the coding sequence ATGTACACATTGTATGGCTTCAAGGGTTCCGGTTCGGCCGCGGTCGAACTGGCGCTGGAACTGGCCGGGCTGCCTTACCGCCAGGTCGACGCTGCTTCCTGGGAGCCCGGTCCGGAGCTCGCTGAGCTGCAACGGCTGAATCCCCTTGGGCAGATTCCCACCCTGCAACTGCCGGAAGGCGGCATCCTGACCGAGAGCGCTGCCATCCTGCTCCATCTCGGCCTGGCCCATCCCGCGGCCGGGCTGCTGCCTGCCGATCCGGCACAGCGCGCGCAGGCGATCAGGGGCCTGGTATATATCGCCGCCAACTGCTACGCCGCGATCGGCGTGATCGATTTTCCCGAGCGCTGGTGCGTCAATGCGGACGATGCCGTCAAACAGCAGATCCGGGAGGGCACGCGTGCGCGCCTGCACAGTTATTGGGAAATTTTTGCCGATACTTATCCTGCCTCGCCATTCCTGAACGGCGCCTCGCTCGGCGCGCTGGACCTGATGGCCGCCGTCGTTTCCAAATGGTCGGGAGCACGGCCTCATTTGGCGCAGGTGCGGCCTGCTTTCTTCGAACTGATCGAGAGGGTGGAAAAACACCCCAAAGTGGCGCCGGTATGGCGCCGCCATTGGGATAGCTGA
- a CDS encoding HAD family hydrolase: MYNNSKRLIILDADGTTIDAYSAIDKTFSRHGMVIGDEERFQKRRRLFKYLGGLKEFPSNLKKQIGKQSRKQLIVTLTEVYREEAKLYPGIADLVRSLIAAPDIAVGLVTRNMTNEPEQTLRLLFRRHDIDLDALDFFAHIPLHLEKMQEFRAIRERLDINPARACICGDEHKDYLAAIGSGMHPFMVSYGFESYKRLIKKFLVPEEIISRSPEELCGRVRHAMGLNDPV, translated from the coding sequence ATGTACAACAATAGCAAACGATTAATTATCCTCGATGCGGACGGCACCACCATCGATGCCTACAGCGCGATCGACAAGACGTTTTCCCGGCACGGCATGGTGATCGGCGATGAAGAAAGGTTCCAGAAACGCCGCCGCCTGTTCAAATACCTGGGCGGATTGAAAGAATTCCCCTCCAACCTGAAAAAACAGATAGGCAAGCAGAGCCGCAAGCAGCTGATCGTCACCTTGACCGAGGTCTACCGGGAAGAGGCGAAGCTGTATCCCGGCATTGCGGACCTGGTGCGCAGCCTGATCGCCGCGCCGGACATTGCGGTCGGCCTGGTCACGCGTAACATGACCAACGAGCCGGAGCAGACGCTGAGGCTGTTGTTCCGGCGCCATGACATCGATCTCGATGCGCTCGATTTTTTCGCCCACATTCCGCTGCACCTGGAAAAGATGCAAGAGTTCCGCGCTATCCGCGAGCGCTTGGACATCAACCCGGCGCGCGCCTGCATCTGCGGCGACGAGCACAAGGATTACCTGGCCGCGATCGGCTCCGGCATGCATCCGTTCATGGTTTCCTACGGTTTCGAGAGCTACAAGCGGCTGATCAAGAAATTCCTGGTGCCGGAAGAAATCATTTCCCGTTCGCCTGAGGAGTTGTGCGGACGCGTGCGGCACGCCATGGGTTTAAACGATCCGGTCTGA
- the rarD gene encoding EamA family transporter RarD: MNQHEIGRGISLSVGASMLFALLSGYTRLLAPLDGLDIFAWRVVWTLPGALALLLLRQRLPQARALLRRLAREPLTCAALLVVVALLGVQLWIFLWAPLHGRALEVSLGYFLLPLTMVLVGRFYYHERLDVFQWLAVACAVVGVLHELWLTRSFAWPTLVVALGYPPYFVLRRKINADPVVAFALEMALLLPVAVAMLYVRGSWQVVAQRPDMWLFLLPGLGLLSTVALGAYLGASRLLPMALFGILGYVEPVLLVGVAIVFLGESMAPGQLATYIPIWCAVLLTALHSVRLLRKQGTPR; encoded by the coding sequence ATGAATCAACATGAAATAGGGCGCGGCATCAGTCTGTCGGTGGGCGCATCGATGCTGTTCGCCTTGTTGTCCGGCTATACCAGGTTGCTGGCGCCGCTCGACGGCCTCGACATCTTCGCCTGGCGCGTGGTGTGGACCTTGCCCGGCGCACTGGCGCTGCTGCTTCTGCGCCAGCGCCTGCCGCAGGCGCGCGCCTTGCTGCGCCGCCTGGCGCGTGAACCCTTGACCTGCGCCGCACTGTTGGTGGTAGTAGCGCTGCTTGGCGTCCAGCTCTGGATTTTCCTGTGGGCGCCCTTGCATGGCCGCGCGCTGGAAGTCTCGCTGGGTTATTTCCTGCTGCCCTTGACGATGGTGCTGGTCGGCCGTTTCTACTATCACGAACGGCTGGATGTATTCCAGTGGCTGGCGGTCGCCTGCGCCGTGGTCGGCGTGCTGCACGAACTGTGGCTCACGCGCAGCTTTGCCTGGCCGACCCTGGTGGTGGCGCTCGGTTATCCGCCTTATTTTGTCCTGCGCCGCAAGATCAACGCCGATCCGGTAGTGGCGTTCGCGCTGGAGATGGCGCTGCTGCTGCCGGTTGCTGTCGCCATGCTGTATGTGCGCGGTTCCTGGCAGGTGGTGGCGCAGCGGCCGGACATGTGGCTGTTCCTGTTGCCGGGGCTGGGTTTGCTGAGCACGGTGGCGCTCGGCGCCTACCTGGGCGCCAGCCGACTGCTGCCGATGGCCTTGTTCGGCATCCTCGGTTACGTCGAGCCGGTATTGCTGGTCGGCGTCGCCATCGTCTTCCTCGGCGAATCCATGGCGCCGGGACAGCTGGCGACCTATATTCCGATCTGGTGCGCAGTGCTGCTGACGGCGCTGCATAGTGTGCGCCTGTTGCGCAAGCAAGGAACGCCCCGTTAA
- a CDS encoding response regulator transcription factor: MNRIGLLEDHERMAQLIRQAMAAVGIEVDVYGRIDHAADGFARIPYAALVIDRGLPDGDGLDLVRKLRTKGVLAPCLMLTALDALHDRVAGLEAGADDYLPKPFSMEELVARVRALMRRPPQLQNPVSVYLGLQVLPESSCMRNRDDSVSLAPSELQLMLSLVRAGGQPVRRTALEMAAWGVGDAVTPNALDVALHRLRRKLLAIDSAVEIANVRAYGFALQELPDAV; the protein is encoded by the coding sequence ATGAACCGAATCGGCCTGTTGGAAGATCACGAGCGAATGGCGCAGCTGATTCGCCAGGCCATGGCGGCAGTCGGCATCGAGGTTGACGTCTACGGCCGCATCGACCATGCGGCCGACGGTTTTGCCCGGATTCCGTATGCGGCGCTGGTGATCGACCGCGGCTTGCCGGACGGCGACGGGCTTGACCTGGTGCGCAAGTTGCGGACCAAGGGCGTGCTGGCGCCATGCCTGATGCTGACCGCGCTCGACGCCTTGCATGACCGGGTGGCCGGCCTCGAGGCTGGCGCCGACGATTACCTGCCCAAGCCATTTTCGATGGAAGAGCTGGTGGCCAGGGTGCGCGCCTTGATGCGGCGTCCGCCGCAATTGCAAAACCCGGTTTCGGTTTACCTGGGCTTGCAGGTGTTGCCGGAATCGAGCTGCATGCGCAACCGCGACGATTCGGTGTCGCTGGCGCCTTCGGAATTGCAGCTGATGCTGAGCCTGGTGCGCGCGGGTGGACAGCCGGTGCGCCGGACCGCCTTGGAAATGGCGGCCTGGGGCGTAGGCGATGCGGTCACCCCTAACGCGCTGGACGTCGCCTTGCACCGGCTGCGGCGAAAACTGCTGGCGATAGACTCCGCGGTCGAGATCGCCAACGTCAGGGCGTATGGTTTTGCATTGCAGGAACTGCCCGATGCCGTATAG
- a CDS encoding roadblock/LC7 domain-containing protein, with translation MTSNKANFAPASMAAHHVFNQIGLSQHGISTVVMTTLDGQEIAIYDPGQKFNAIRLSAMTSSLVAIARSVGKEVNFDGCDRLMLETPAGKIIFRPIGNQYPYLLCVVVNRDAILGHTIWTVDKIVSNFIQRISMDQ, from the coding sequence ATGACTTCAAATAAAGCAAATTTCGCCCCTGCATCGATGGCAGCCCATCATGTATTCAATCAGATCGGTTTATCCCAGCACGGCATATCCACAGTGGTCATGACCACGCTTGACGGCCAGGAAATCGCTATCTACGATCCGGGACAGAAATTCAACGCCATCCGCCTCTCGGCAATGACCAGTTCGCTGGTTGCCATCGCACGTTCAGTTGGCAAGGAAGTGAACTTCGACGGCTGCGATCGCCTGATGCTTGAAACCCCGGCGGGAAAAATCATTTTCCGGCCGATCGGCAATCAATATCCCTATCTGCTGTGCGTGGTGGTCAACCGCGACGCCATCCTGGGCCACACGATATGGACGGTCGACAAGATCGTCAGCAATTTCATCCAGCGGATAAGCATGGATCAATAA
- a CDS encoding amino acid ABC transporter substrate-binding protein produces MHTDGFLRAGYSLFGTMLLSSLLFSPEAIAGATMAKIRDTQTVTVAYRETTAPFSYLDADKKPIGFTIDLCSKIIEGIRQELKLPQLKVTYMAVTPSTRINAITSGQADLECGTTTNNAERRKQVAFTVPHFFAGVRMAVRTDSGIKNWINLRGKEVVTTKGTTTVKLLNDRNKVRALALNLVDGTDHAESFSMLEKGQVAAFVMDDVILYGLRANMRHPEEFAIVGDPLSVEPYAIMLTKDDAEFKASVDRQMANMQNDGDFRKIYSKWFMSPIPPRGKSMNMPMGYLLRDAILYPTDKIND; encoded by the coding sequence ATGCACACTGACGGTTTTCTGCGGGCGGGATATTCTCTTTTTGGAACGATGTTGCTAAGTTCCTTGCTGTTTTCCCCGGAGGCGATCGCCGGCGCCACCATGGCCAAGATCCGGGATACCCAGACTGTCACGGTCGCCTATCGGGAAACCACGGCGCCGTTCTCATACCTTGATGCGGACAAGAAACCGATCGGCTTTACAATCGACCTGTGCTCGAAAATCATCGAAGGCATACGGCAGGAATTGAAACTGCCGCAGTTGAAAGTGACATACATGGCTGTGACGCCTTCCACCCGCATAAACGCCATTACAAGCGGCCAGGCTGACCTGGAATGCGGTACCACCACCAATAACGCCGAGCGTCGCAAGCAGGTAGCGTTTACCGTTCCGCATTTTTTTGCCGGCGTGCGGATGGCGGTGCGCACAGATTCGGGTATCAAGAACTGGATAAATTTGCGCGGAAAAGAAGTCGTGACAACCAAGGGAACCACTACTGTCAAGTTGTTAAACGACAGAAACAAGGTGAGAGCGTTGGCCCTGAACCTGGTTGACGGAACCGATCACGCCGAATCGTTCAGCATGCTGGAAAAGGGACAGGTCGCTGCGTTCGTGATGGACGACGTTATCCTGTACGGCCTTCGCGCGAATATGAGGCATCCCGAAGAATTCGCGATCGTCGGCGATCCGTTGTCGGTGGAACCCTACGCTATCATGCTGACCAAAGACGATGCAGAGTTCAAGGCATCGGTTGACCGGCAAATGGCGAATATGCAGAATGACGGCGATTTTCGGAAGATCTATAGCAAATGGTTCATGAGTCCGATTCCGCCGCGCGGCAAGAGCATGAATATGCCGATGGGATACCTGCTGCGGGATGCGATTCTTTACCCTACCGATAAAATCAACGACTGA
- a CDS encoding sensor histidine kinase, translating into MPYSLSKKLIISAAATLVVIALVVSAGLAAVFQWGPELLLKREMLRHVDKIQERMRFDASGKLSGVDLNSKMQLLYEALKEDSIYRILDDKGAVLTASDGATIPLFAKGTRFDPKTAADSSLVLRRSGLTLYVFTQAVSFNDKTYYIQVARSERMHQAIIGSDSATFMMASGVAVIIAILVFTCVVWGTFNRALRPLRVASDAASRIEFNSLDSRLSTMDVPKELVPLIDAFNKALDRLELGYRLQQEFLATVAHELKTPLALIRGQIELDGTADRQLLLKDVDRMARQVHQLLHLAEVSDRKNFTFEKVDAGEVVVSAVEHLGRLADRLNVSVVLNSPVQKIPLMADSGALFVLVKNLLENAIHHSPAGSSAIVTVTAGHIAVRDHGEGVAADNVPLLFKRFWRGANRRDEGAGLGLSICKEISLVHGWRLVVMRDQRPGAEFIVVFS; encoded by the coding sequence ATGCCGTATAGCTTGTCGAAAAAACTGATTATTTCCGCCGCGGCTACGCTGGTGGTGATTGCCCTGGTGGTGTCTGCTGGCCTGGCTGCGGTATTCCAATGGGGGCCGGAGTTATTGCTGAAGCGGGAGATGCTCAGGCATGTCGACAAGATCCAGGAGCGGATGCGTTTTGACGCCTCGGGCAAGCTGTCCGGGGTAGACCTGAATTCGAAAATGCAGCTGCTTTACGAAGCATTGAAAGAGGACTCGATCTACCGCATCCTCGACGATAAGGGCGCCGTGCTGACCGCCTCCGATGGCGCAACCATCCCCCTGTTTGCCAAGGGCACGCGTTTCGACCCTAAAACCGCGGCCGATAGCAGCCTGGTCCTGCGACGCTCCGGATTAACGTTGTATGTATTTACACAAGCCGTTTCCTTCAACGATAAAACCTACTATATCCAGGTTGCGCGCAGCGAGCGCATGCACCAGGCCATCATAGGCAGCGACAGCGCCACTTTCATGATGGCCTCCGGCGTCGCGGTGATTATCGCCATCCTGGTGTTTACCTGCGTCGTGTGGGGTACATTCAACCGCGCGCTGCGACCGTTGCGCGTGGCCTCGGATGCGGCCAGCAGGATCGAATTCAACAGCCTGGATTCCCGCTTGTCGACGATGGATGTGCCGAAAGAACTGGTGCCGCTGATAGACGCATTCAATAAGGCGCTGGACCGCCTGGAACTGGGCTATCGGCTGCAGCAGGAATTCCTTGCCACGGTTGCGCATGAACTGAAGACGCCGCTGGCCCTGATTCGCGGGCAAATCGAGCTCGACGGCACGGCTGACCGCCAGCTGCTGCTGAAGGACGTCGACCGCATGGCGCGCCAGGTGCACCAGCTGCTGCATCTGGCTGAAGTTAGCGACCGCAAGAATTTCACGTTTGAAAAAGTGGATGCCGGAGAAGTCGTGGTCAGCGCAGTCGAGCACCTGGGGCGGCTTGCGGATCGATTGAATGTTTCCGTTGTACTGAATTCGCCGGTCCAGAAAATTCCGCTGATGGCCGACAGCGGCGCACTGTTTGTACTGGTCAAGAACCTGCTGGAGAACGCCATTCATCATTCTCCGGCCGGAAGCAGCGCAATCGTCACGGTGACCGCGGGCCACATCGCTGTTCGCGATCATGGCGAAGGCGTCGCCGCCGACAATGTGCCGTTGCTGTTCAAGCGTTTCTGGCGCGGGGCAAACCGGCGCGACGAAGGCGCCGGCCTGGGGCTGTCGATTTGCAAGGAAATTTCGCTGGTTCACGGCTGGCGCCTGGTCGTCATGCGCGACCAGCGTCCCGGAGCGGAATTTATCGTTGTCTTTAGTTGA